TGAACTAGGTAGTTGAGTCTGATGAATCTTTAACATTAGTGGTGCAGATGGCCTCCATTTTCAAATAATTCATGTATCCAGACATGTTAGAAGGAATAATACATTTATCTTAAACACCTCCTCTTCTTGTTCATGTGTAGTGTGGTGTGCCGTCTCACTCAAGATGaaattttatattttcacacTGAATTTTACCATGGTTTCAAGGGAAGAGCTGATGGATGTTTTGGGACGTTTCTCACTACTGTTTCTAGCTAACACTTCTATGTGTGTAGGGGTGAAGCCATACGCTTGCTCCATTTGTGACATGAGGTTTTTCCAACGGTACCACTTGGCAAGACACAGCCTCACTCACACGGGTATGGGTCCTCTATTATTTACTTACTACAGCGAAGCCCGACTACCCATTGGCCGTTCAGTTTTTGTGCAGGAGTCAATATGATGTTTACTTTGATTCCACTTCAGTCTGGATTTTGTATGAACAGGGCTTTATATATTTTCCTGTTCCAGCTTTTCCATCTACTGTTACCGCTGGGTTATTACCCAGCTTGAGTTGGAAGGATAGTTTGAATGATGTCTGAAAGTGAGCAACAgttaaataaaacccaaaacCAAACCCATGTCACTGTGTTTGGCATGTCTGGATACATAAGTGATTACTGTTCACTCTATTTAATCATATTTCTCAAAAGTCGTTCTATGTGTGTGCAGGGGTGAAGCCATATGCTTGCTCCATGTGTGACATGAGGTTTTTCCAACGATACCACCTGGCgagacacacactgacacatacGGGTACCCTTTTTTTGCTTGATTCCTCCTGCTGTAGGCCTCTAGAAATTCAACCCTGTTTAGCCATAAAAGTCTTGTAGTTATCAATGTGGAATTAGACTTCTTCTTTTTGAAAAGGAAGTAAAAGCTCATTCCTaatatcttgtttttatttctttatttacatttatgtgTATAATTTAGTTCTTATGCATCTAGGTAGTGCCGTGTATCATTTGTGTTCAGTTGTCTGGAACAGTTTACTAAAGCCTGACACTCTATACGTTTAGGGGTGAAGCCGTACGCTTGCTCCATGTGTGACATGAGGTTCTTCCAGCGTTACCATTTGGCGAGACACAGCCTCACGCATACTGGTATGCATGCATTAATTCACAATTCACATGCTGACAAACTCTCGACAACTGCAGTGGAAGTCTAATGCTAaattttccaaaacaaacattttcaattgaTTCTAGGCTTTGTTGGAAAACTGTCCACTAAAAATGAGATTATGGATTTATGCCCACTAGTGTAATGTTAGTTCTGCATGTTCAGTGTTGCATATTCAACATAACTTGTTTGAGTAATGTCTGCATGCTTTTTCCAAATGTGTCTCCTTCTTGATGTTCACTGTTAAAATGCTGAGAAATATATTTGCTTTCTTTAGGGGTGAAGCCATATGCTTGCACAATGTGTGATATGAGATTCATACAGCGCTACCAACTGGAACGACACAGCCTTACTCATACAGGTATGTTCTTTTTCATATTGCGAATGATTGCAGTCTGCACTCGTTTAGACAACTGCTCCAAAGTCAGGTGTACAGTTGTCAATGTGATGATTGTGTGCGCTGCTCAGTAGCCTCATGCTCTGTATATGCTATGGTATACAGTGCATGATGTAAATAAACTTCTATTCGTCAGGTGTGAGTCAGGTTTCAGCTTGTTGACCATTATATCTTGACATCAAATATTAATGCCCCACAACATGACGACTGCTACAGAAGGGGCTTGTTCATGAATAATTGGCAGACAGAAATTTGGTGGAGCCGATTGTGTCTACAAACTCTTTCTTTATGTGTAATTTAATTCCATTGCAGTGCTGAAACGCTGCTTGGGCTGACAGTAACTTCATATTAACTACGACACAACACTGTAGGTGCATCACATTTGATGCTAGAAGTTTATTGAATCCATGCTGCAATGATTGTGAATTGTCTCTGATGGTTCCATGTCCTCTTTCTCCTGACATTATTAATCTTTCTTGATGACATCTggttgaagtatttttgatatGGTAATATATGGACCCCCCTTTGCATACAAACTCTGTCATCTCCCTGTCTCTAGTCTCTAGTTTCTAGTATCTTTTCTATGCTGACGGTtataaagcactttgtgaacagcattctgaagtgctacataaataaattaaatacataaagCCTTACTACTATGTTTTTTATCTTTATACTTTTATGTTCACATTCAGCGTATTGTTAtcatttctttttgttctttccTAATTCAGCAGTAGATGTCTGTGTCACACAGTTTACTGAAACGGATTTTGATTGGCAGGTAATATTTAGAACTGAAAACCTGGCCGCATGAAAACAATTATAAATGCTGATTTTATTGACTCAGCATTGTAGTTTGGGCGAATGAGGCATCCAAAATAATTTAtctaatttttttattaatttttatttctttatgcCAATTCAGTTGTTCTTTGCCAATTTTTCAAACAATGCTTTACTTCTCcccttttctttcttcctgctcTGCTGGTTATTTTCATCCTTGATGTCGTTACATATACATCTTTATCGTTTATTCTTGTTGACTCGCCCCTTCTCTGTATGTAAAGAGGGTCTTTGTTAATGCATCACAACATTTGcaaaatgttttaatttcaaattcATAGTTACTAGGAGCAAATTATTACAGTTTAAATGgttggatgtttttgttttatgttcagtTATCTATCCAAGTTATCTTATGGTTTGCAATTTCATGAGCTGTTTTTCCAGCTATGGAACATTAAAATCCTAATACTCAGCTCAATCGCAAATATGCCTATAAATGTATGACATTCTGTGCAAAGCTGTTTACCAACTGCCTAAAATTGACTTTTATGGGATCAGCGTGGCAAATTTAGTCAGATATTCACATGAGCTCGAGTTTTTGTTTGGATCGGCACCAGAAATGTGGTTTATTTAGGGCTTTTTATTCTTACTGTAAACTTTTGaagtagggctgaacgattttgggaACAAATTGAATCGCGATTTATTTTGATAATATTGTGGTTCAGAATACAATTTTTGGGGGCGACGGGGTTCAGTAAGAGCATTAAATCATTCTATAGTATGGAAACACGCAATCTGATACAGTCCTCCTTCCTGTAAGCCAGGCCCACCAATTATCATGAAATGAGATGAATTGATACATGTATTGAAATTAATATCTAAAACTATTGAtctgtaaaattaaataaatgaataaacattcaaACTTTAATTGCTGTACAATATTGACTTCAAGCCTTGTACATGTAGCATAGTTATCATtcccaaaggaaaaaaaacagtgttatgGGGAAACCAATCCCCAGACATGTGGAACTTCTATTTATTCTTCTTTCGCCAAGACTTGGTACCTGGTAAGATAATGGCTGTGGTAGAAAGTTCAACAGCATATGCAGACTTTGCGCCACACTTCACATTGAGTCGTCACCATGACGATGCAGGCTGCGCTAGATACTTAACACCATGGACACTGaggaaagtgatcaaataaagatCCAACATGAGAGTCGTGTGTCGGGCAGTCTAGGTCATCTTGACTCTTGCAACCGCTCCTGCTTGGTCATCAAACGGCGCTGAGCTCACTGCACTGTGCCTCTGATGGAGCGGGTTGCCAGTTGGATTACCGCTGAAACGAGCATTACATCGTGATGTtgatttgaattgaaaaaaaatcgttCAGGCCTATTTTGAAGATATTAGATTTTGGTTTTTGGGATGGGGTATTTTGGTATCCACCAATTCTCCCAATTTGGACATTGGCTCttgacttcaataaaaaaagatgaaccTGCTTCAGACAGAAGTTTGGTACAAGCAGATGTAGACAAAAAAACTCTGACGAAATTCCTCTGCAAACAAAGCGCTGATGAGTGCATCCAAACTTTACTAAGCATTTAGTAAAGTTTAGCACCAATAGTTTTTGGCAGTTGAGTTTTTATGCTAAAGCTGGTACTTTGTGTGTATAGGGGTGAAGCCGTACGCTTGCACCATGTGTGACAAGAGGTTTTTTCAGCGCTACCACCTGGCGAGACACAACCTCACTCATATGGGTACGCCTCTGCCAATCCTAACCCTGCAGCCAGATTAGGATGTCGTTGTGTGTTTGATCTGATCTTTCGCTTGATTTTTCTGGATGAGCTACATCTTATTGTCAAATGCACTTCTGAGATTTCAATACTGTTGCGGCAAACGGCAGCAAAGATGGGGTGTCTCATTGGTTATTAACCACAGGTCAATTTCTGAAatggtgttttcattcattaccatattaatAACATTCTCGATGCTCTGCATTTAGGTGTGAAACCTTATGCTTGCAACATGTGTGACATGAAGTTTTTTCAACGTTACCACCTGGCGAGACACAGCCTCACTCATACTGGTATGGGTCCGCTCATCGTGCCCTGTGCATTCAGTTGTAGAAGTCATCGTGCACATTTCAGCTTTGTGTTCGGACTTATTAGTTTAAGAGTCAAGCATGACAGAAGGATTTACACAATGTCATTTTAGCTTGGTTatctttacatttgttttatttatgtctAAAAATGCTAAGCAGAAATAGTTTTAGTTTGCATGTCAAACATGTGGTTAATAACCAATAGGTTAGACATGTAGCCCTTCGCAAAACTCAACACAGAGGCAATACGACATTAGTAGTTAGGTGTGAAACCTTTTGCCTGCACCAGGTGTAACCAGCCAACCTCACTCATATGGTGATGTGCCAGCCTACGTTACCAGCGCGCACCTTGATCAGGTCATAAACAGGACTGTCAGATTTTCCAGTCAATTGGAAGAAGTAGAAATATCATCAGCTCATATGTGTTAAGCTGTGGATTTGAAAATGATAACGCAATCAATCAATTTGACAAGTAGAAGTTGAGCAAGTGCAATGTGGTTAACAACCCATCAACCTTTAAAATAGTCCATGACCATCATTATTagagaagaaaatatttatgttgaggAAAGAGATTCTTCGGGGAAACCGGTTGACAACACAAGGTTTGTTCAGCACTACCAGCTGGTAAACCAGCCTCACCCGTCAGTGCACCTGCCCCTCGTGATGTCCAACAAGACGCCCTTTGTTGTGATGTGCTCCGACACCAGCTGATTAAAACTGATGTCATGACAACCACACAGTGGCTGGAGTTAAATCTGATCCCTTGCCACAGGTGATCTCCGTATGAGATGAGCGAAAATGAAGCACTTAGTAAAGTGATAATATGACACATTTCGAGTGCTTTTTGAAGTTGTCCACTGTTCCTCTGCTACATAGTGTTTATTCTCAATGACGAGTAGACTCAGTGCACTTTGCCGTATGATGTagtgaaaacatgtcagaacaGTCATATTTTTCTGAATGTTTCAGGTGAGCAGCATGTGGCGCTCAAACTATAGAGTGACCTGAGAGGAGCAAAGAAGTAGCTCCAGATAGgattttgtttaattatttttatagtTTAGTTATTTTCTATAATAGAGTCATTTTAAGAACAACATGTTTCCCTCTTATTTAGAATAATTACAATCGCAAACAAAATTGGCCATGTCAGCATTAACCCAGGGTTTTGTGTTTAACTAGCGTTGGGTGTCGTTTGAGTTTTAACATTTCCGGTTCCGCATGTCGATATATTCTGGGTCAAACCAGATCAAATAACACAAAACCTTGTCAGCACGAGTAGTTTACCGTATTGCATATAACTGTCACATGAAACAAGGTCTTGTTTAGAACATGAGCTTCCCTGTCGTCCTAGGCAGCACAAGGACATTCTTCTTCTCTAGTTGCACTAATTTGTCCAACAGATTTTGAGTTAAGATTATTCAAAACAAGTGTTTCTACTGCCTCCAACAATACAAAGCATGGCTAACTGCTATCTGAGCAACGAGCAGCAAAATTAACCCATGGCCTAACCGCTGAAACACACTTGACCATTCCTTCATTTCTGTGCCATGCTGGCTCAAGGTGTTGTTCAAAGCGTCTTCGAGGACAGTGTAACTGGCAACAGGCAGCACTAGGGCTGTCCTCATCTTGTACTGCACATGCCCAACCCTAATATCTATTTACTGTGCGCATTGCTTCTATGATTATGTTACCCCATCTGCCGAAACTGATTAGAAATCCACCTGATAGCTGACATGATTAATGACCCGAACCTTAAGTCCTtgcacattttacatcagtttgagTGTGACCTAGTTATTTAAAGTGACACATTAATAGTGTCAATAAGTTTTCCCCGAGAGTCGGTTCAAAATTAATTGTGCATGATGTAGAATGCAGCAAACATTTTTGGATAAGTCAGCAAATGTGTGGTTAATAACCAATACGGTGTACTGTCAAGTGAAAATGTAGGTGATGTAATACTGCGACTCTGCGTTTAGGTGTGAAACCTTATGCTTGCACCATGTGTGACAAGAGGTTTTTTCAGCGCTACCACCTGGCGAGACACAGCCTCACTCACATGGGTATGCGCCCGCCCACCTTGCCCACGTCACTGACATCAGACTGCACCTTCAGCATGTCTTAAACACCTGCCTAGTTGTTGTTTAAAGTGAAGGCTGCGTATAGGGCCCTTTTCCTCTCAATCTGCTGAAAGCTTTCTAACAATAGGtgctgtgtgacatcatcagctcaTGCAATGTGTTTAGCTGTGGATCTGAACTgatgtttttcctcatttaaTTTGCTGAAGGttttataaaaaagaaaagcgaGTAAATACAACCCACTAATTGGAACAGCGGTGAACAACCCATCATTTCCTGATCCATGTCAATCAAACAGTAATCTCAGAGATGTATGGCCGTACCAAAGTctttgaaaataatgtattgatGCTTTGCATTTAGGTGTGAAACCGTTTGCTTGCAACATGTGCGACATGAGGTTTGTTCAGCGCTACCACCTGGCCAGACACAGCCTCACGCATACGGGTATGGGTCCGCCCACCTGCCCTTCTCACCAGTCACCACTAGGGCTTTATTTGGCGCACTCCTTCAGCCCAGTCTGGCCTGAAACATCTGATTTGATAAGTCACCTGCTAAGTTTGCTAAGTTACCTGTAAGTCCTTGGCATTgttaagttttgttttgtttgttaaagGCTTGGTACAAGTGTTTGTAAAAGGATTTATTTCACAGTTCATGTAGCATTTTAGCAATTAATAGTGTACAAGATGATACAAAGGAGAGGGCATTTGGCTATCAGAAGttgaattttcatttcaacaatATGATGTATAAATTGTTCACAATACTTGAGCTCAATTCCTGTCCTCAAATGtgtctaaaaatgttgatggagCACATCTCTGCTTAGACATAACTCAAatatacaattttttttctcatattttaatgtttttgcttttaccATCTATAGTCACACTGACATAGTTGCATGTTTCAACCGAGAGTTTTATAGTGATTGTATTTTAGTGGTACTTTGATGGGCGGGGTTAATatattgctgtgtgtgtgcgtgtgtgcagggGTGAAGCCGTATGCTTGTTCCATGTGTGACATGAGGTTTATTCAGCGTAACCACCTGGAGAGACACAGCCTCACTCATACGGGTATGAGTTCTTTTACCGTACCCTTCATGTGAGAAAGGCTCAAGCATTGAAAACTCTAGTTTGGGTTGCCAAGTCATTTGATGGGATGTTGAACCAAAAAACCCCGACTTTTGGggggctgctgtttgttttagatCTGGGCCGTGAAAAAGAAATTCCACTCTGATCTACACATAATGAGTTGATGACAAGGCCTTTAACATGATGCTGAGCTACTGGTTAGAGTTTAGCTAACTCATTGTGTAGTGTTGCTGTAGCTGTTGAAGAGGTAGACGTCAGGATAGATGTAAAACACTTCTCCTTGTTTATGTTGCCCCCTCTGCCTGAACTGATTATACATCGATGTGCTTTTTAGGAGAGAAGCCATTTGCTTGTGACATGTGTGACATGAGGTTCATCCAGCGCTACCACCTTGAGAGACACAAACGTGTCCATAGTGGGGAGAAGCCGTACCAATGTGAACGCTGCCAGCAGGTTGGTACCACATTCGTTTACTGATGTGTAAAATACATGCAAGTGACGTCATCTTCTAAATATGCTCTCTTCCTGAAGAACTTCTCGCGGACAGACCGGCTACTGCGGCATCGGCGATTGTGTCAGGGCCGCAGCGTGGCAAAGGTGGAGAACCAGCCGTGCTGCGAACCACGGCCCTACCAACAAGAGCCCCCACCCGCGCCCCCCACCTGGAGTCCTATGCACCCTGCTCCAGGTCGGCTGGCCGTCTGACATTCCCTCCCGTCCTCCACGCAAGCAGAGACGGGACAAGCAACTGGTTCTTCTCAGCTCCATGTGGAGTGGCGCCACACTCCAGCACAGTCGGATCTCTGCTCTTTGGATCGTAAATGACTGAGGGCGGTTTTTCTTTTAACGTTCAGATGTTTCTTTTGTGTGCCCTCACATATTTTTTATAAGAAGACATTTCAGTGATGTCCTTTTTTgtactttgtttatttttctggggTGGGGGATCAGTCATTTTTTACTGTTAGAATATATCTAAGTTTAGTGGTACTTGGGTAGGTCCAGCGATGGGACCTGTCCAACCTTGCagcaaaaaaaacgaaaaacaaaaaaaagatgcaaacgTGAGAAACCTTTTTTGTATTCTTACTTAATTGGCATATTTTGTCACTAAATAGTTGCCACTTAGGTCTACGTTGAACTGAAATCTCAACTATGGTCGTTTGTCCAAACCAGATCTTGTTGGCCTTCATAGGTGTCTGTGAAGCACTGTATGCTGTCACATGTTGAGACTTTCTTCTTGGCCAACGGTCTGGTCCTGGAGCAGGGTGTGTCTCTGAGCTGCTGTTCGGAAGAATCTGTAAATAACAAGGTCTTAACTGGCACAGTGGACGAGCCAACAAAAGGGTTTGTCTGCGATGCAGAACTCTGAAAAAGGACGATAGCCAAAGTCCCGGACTTCCAAGGAACGGACGGTGCTGGCGATGGGACTGGCTCCGCCCGCTCGCTTGAACAAGACACTGGTTTGATTCTCTCTCCCATGTTCTCTCATGTCGCTTGTACAGATTTCTCACGTTGTGATTTCAGTGAGGAGTGAAACAAAATCTTGTGACCTTAAACGTGCTTCTTTTGCCTCTTGCCTTTTATCTCAACTGTTTATTATTGTGGATCAGACATACTTCCCTGGAGAACATTTTCTATTGCTTTTGTCTCCTGCCAAGCCGTCACCATTACGGAATGCTGACGGCCGCCGCCGCGACACTCGAACTGAATCTCCCATCTGGAGAGCCTTTttggtgaatttttttttttttttttttggttgttgttaCTGATTAAATTTTAACACATTATagatatatatgatatatagatagatatatatgaGGAGCCCTCAGAGTCCTTGTGAGAGGTCAGTCGTGCTGAAATGTTCCCACTGCAGTGCTTGAGCCGATCACAGGCCACAGCAGAATCCACACTCTGCTGCTCACTAACAATTGCCTTCTTAATGCCGATCTTTTGTGGTTGTATAATGGATGTCTGTCATGTCAATGGGTCTAGCCTTAAATGCAGATACACAAATAATTGTGGAAGATAATGCTGTAATGAATGGTCTGTTTTAACTATGATGATCAAACAGTAGACAAAGTCTTGGACTGTCTGGAAGCGAAACGCAGCTGGAACCATTTCTGATCTTGAGCAAAAACATGCTTGTTCTGAAAATGTGTGGTGACGATGCACCAATTGGAGCCTTAGACTGAATgtggaggtgtttttttttcccttgtgtgattattcaaaatgttcaatattatttttaattgacaTTTTCTACCAATGGTACCAGCCGTACTATCCTAATGTTCAGATAAGACAGGAGTCAATGACGTGTTCTGGTAACTGCAGAAGAAACAAGCACCGTTGAGTTAAGGGCGACAGTATATACTGAATATCACGTGTCTATAACGTTGTTTTACAATTCTCAGTCTTTGTTTAAATGCAATAGAATCTTGTCGATAAGATTGAGGTGCGATGGGTCAAATTGGTGAGTCTGAGACTTAACCATTACATTTTTGATTGATCCTTGGATATATTTTCTGATACAATTGTAAACACTGgagtgaaaggaaaaaaaaaatacttcggACTGTACCACGTTAAAGATAAAGCCTGATCATTTCTCCTGCAGGACCATTTGGATCAGGACCGCCCCAGTAAATGTGCTCGATTTGGACACGGGAGCCACAAGAGAATACTGTCCTGTTCTCGTACAACGTCCCTGGTTTTGTAATAACTTCTATGGCCAATTGTACTAGACGAGCAACAGCGTATCAGTAGCTGTCACAGACTACTTCtattcttttctttccttttttttttttttttttcttagtctTGCATGCAGAGTTCCGGTCCTTGGTTAAAAAGGGATCTTGATTTTGTGTAGGAAAACGAGAAGAGTAATTTCCTAATTTAAACGCAAAAGTGACAACATTGTGAAATGGGCGAATTAAAGTGTACCCTTGTGATCCAAATAGTTTCAACTGTAAGAACAACAGGAGAGGCTTCTTACTATCATGCTAAAATAAAAGACTTTGTAATGGACTCGATGTTGACTGTGATGATTTGGGGGGTTTAAACAGAGAACTTTGGTGGAGAAATCCATCTCTAAGCactaggattaaaaaaaaaacgagcaCGTTTATTATCGCGAAACTGGACATCAACACAAGGTTGAAGctatgtttattttgctttgacAAACAAACACGATTTCTAAGAATTATTTAATTTTCAGTAAACATTCAATTGTATAGACAATTGGTGAGCTGCGACAATTGCGTTGGGTTTGGAAGGAAATTAGGCTTTTTTTATACGTGAAGTAAATGTTATTGCCGTTTAATCCTCAACCAcgaaatgtttttcaaacatttaaacaagacTCTGTTTGAAAAAGGCCGATTTATGATCAGTTAGCTAGTAAACAGCTAGTTAGCAACACTAAGAGCTGTGGGGATTGACACTCTCAGCGAAATTTAAATACAATTCCTAAGGGGTTAAAACTCCTGTAAAATCGAGAACACCTTCTCAATTTACTGGCGACGATTGTCTAAACGTATGAAGCGAGAATAATTCaagaattgtttttgttttcaagcgGCTCTGACCGCGTCAATGAGCTCCAGTCCAGTAGGTGGTGCTCACACACTTGCTTGTGAAACTGTCATTCGAATCGTTTCAAAACAGAAGAACGAAGAAAGGGAAGGAAAATATGGCTTATCTTCGAATATTGATCTAAAATATGAGTTCGTTGGGTttttatttgagaaaatacGATATACTGCGGACCTAAAATGCTGAACGGCACCTCTGCTCGGGTGAAAATGGAGGAGAGCACTCCGTCTTGTGGGGGATTTAAACCCGCAGCTGAGCTCGGCTTGTCTCCCACCGCCAGGTTTCTGCAGGTCGAGCTGGAGTTGAACCTCCTCCTTCGCCAGCTGAAGTTCAGTGACCCAGTACAGTATATTTACTCGCCGCTGGAGTACGCCTGGGACACACACCGGTGCTTCGTGGAGAAGTACTGTCGCGCCGGACAGAGCGTGCTATTCCTGGGCATGAATCCGGGACCCTTCGGCATGGCTCAAACCGGGGTGAGCGTCACTCAttgatggtgttttttgtcttcttctaaAAAGGACAAAGTCTCTTCCATAATGAACGGTCAGATACGTTCTGTTCCTGTAGTTGTctctttcattttgatttattttgtgaattTGGAGACGGGGGCTTTTTATGTCTGTGTTGtgaaatgttcaaatgaaaatagaatacattttacaaaaaaaatgcaaacataaCACAACTATTTATGATAATTTATAGTAGTAAACTACTTTGTGAGACTTTCCTCCATCTGTCAAATTTAGAAATGTGCTTTTTCCTGGTGCAGtaaatgtacagtatgtgttgTCTCAGGTCCCCTTCGGTGAGGTGAAGTCAGTGGTGGACTGGCTGCAGGTGACAGGGGAGGTCAGTCGACCTGCTGTGGAGCATCCAAAGAGAAGGATCACTGGACTGGCCTGCACTCAGAGTGAAGTGAGCGGCGCACGCTTCTGGGGATTCTTCAGGAAGCTGTGCGGTGAGCCTGAGCTGTTCTTCCGCCACTGCttcgtccacaacctctgccctCTTATCTTCATGAGTGCCAGTGGGAAGAACCTGACCCCCCCGGAGCTGCCTGCAGGTGagcgggagaagctgctgggaCTGTGTGACGCTGCTCTGTGTCAGGCCGTGCAGGCTCTGGGGGTTTCCATGGTGATCGGGGTTGGACGGGTTGCAGAGCAGCGGGCACGCCGTGCgctctctgctgcaggtgtggaTGTGCGAGTTGAAGGTGTCATGCATCCCTCACCCCGAAACCCACTGGCCAATAAAGGCTGGGAGGCTGTCGCTAGAGCCAAGCTGACAGAGCTTGGTGTGTTGACACTGCTGAGCGACACGTGAGGGTTTCTTCTTCACAATCCTGTGACTCTTTATCTTCATTCAGTGATTCCTGTTTTCAAATGAGAGACCAGAACTCTGACGCACCACTTGGAAAGACCTCCGGATTGAAAGCAATGACTCTTACAAGATTCCATTATTAGTAAGGAAATGTTAAAAGCAGGGTATTTTATCTCATTTTGTCTGTGAACATTATTTAATTCAGAATGTACGACTCTTCTCTCATCTATTCATGGATAATGTTCATTTTACCActgttttctgaagtgtttacATTTACTCACCTTTGCGAGTTGCAAAACATGATTCAAACATGATTTGAATTTGATTCAGTTGAAGTTCATAATGTTTCCACAGCGCAGTAAAACCATCCTTGTAGCAACATCACTTATTGTTCTATACTCTTGGGTGTTTCCTGGGGCCCACATGTGGCCTGCTACATCAACTTATCTGGCTCACGTGAGGTCTTTTTTGTATTGATTTCTTGGTACAATAACTTTAAGTTTGTGGACAAACTtgaagtgtgtatatatata
Above is a window of Synchiropus splendidus isolate RoL2022-P1 chromosome 6, RoL_Sspl_1.0, whole genome shotgun sequence DNA encoding:
- the znf740a gene encoding gastrula zinc finger protein XlCGF57.1 isoform X24 — its product is MSHLPSSSVRDHMKWAGLLGCEAVLSSMALMQASTMAAPPKKMMAPLGHGPPQREGPDRPPQGHMILPSGMSCPPLLIRKEGDFQAPRLLDEKEMRANEDMQQKKKNRKTVTPCKGTGGDENGPSSKVQKNFICDHCYGAFRSGYHLKRHILIHTGEKPYACAVCDMRFIQRYHLERHSLIHTGVKPFACSMCDMRFFQRYHLERHRLTHTGVKPYACSMCDMRFFQRYHLARHNLTHTGVKPYACSICDMRFFQRYHLARHSLTHTGVKPYACSMCDMRFFQRYHLARHTLTHTGVKPYACSMCDMRFFQRYHLARHSLTHTGVKPYACTMCDMRFIQRYQLERHSLTHTGVKPYACTMCDKRFFQRYHLARHNLTHMGVKPYACTMCDKRFFQRYHLARHSLTHMGEKPFACDMCDMRFIQRYHLERHKRVHSGEKPYQCERCQQNFSRTDRLLRHRRLCQGRSVAKVENQPCCEPRPYQQEPPPAPPTWSPMHPAPGRLAV
- the znf740a gene encoding zinc finger protein ZFP2 isoform X12, coding for MSHLPSSSVRDHMKWAGLLGCEAVLSSMALMQASTMAAPPKKMMAPLGHGPPQREGPDRPPQGHMILPSGMSCPPLLIRKEGDFQAPRLLDEKEMRANEDMQQKKKNRKTVTPCKGTGGDENGPSSKVQKNFICDHCYGAFRSGYHLKRHILIHTGEKPYACAVCDMRFIQRYHLERHSLIHTGVKPFACSMCDMRFFQRYHLERHRLTHTGVKPYACSMCDMRFFQRYHLARHNLTHTGVKPYACSICDMRFFQRYHLARHSLTHTGVKPYACSMCDMRFFQRYHLARHTLTHTGVKPYACSMCDMRFFQRYHLARHSLTHTGVKPYACTMCDMRFIQRYQLERHSLTHTGVKPYACTMCDKRFFQRYHLARHNLTHMGVKPFACNMCDMRFVQRYHLARHSLTHTGVKPYACSMCDMRFIQRNHLERHSLTHTGEKPFACDMCDMRFIQRYHLERHKRVHSGEKPYQCERCQQNFSRTDRLLRHRRLCQGRSVAKVENQPCCEPRPYQQEPPPAPPTWSPMHPAPGRLAV
- the znf740a gene encoding zinc finger protein 436 isoform X15, giving the protein MSHLPSSSVRDHMKWAGLLGCEAVLSSMALMQASTMAAPPKKMMAPLGHGPPQREGPDRPPQGHMILPSGMSCPPLLIRKEGDFQAPRLLDEKEMRANEDMQQKKKNRKTVTPCKGTGGDENGPSSKVQKNFICDHCYGAFRSGYHLKRHILIHTGEKPYACAVCDMRFIQRYHLERHSLIHTGVKPFACSMCDMRFFQRYHLERHRLTHTGVKPYACSMCDMRFFQRYHLARHNLTHTGVKPYACSICDMRFFQRYHLARHSLTHTGVKPYACSMCDMRFFQRYHLARHTLTHTGVKPYACSMCDMRFFQRYHLARHSLTHTGVKPYACTMCDMRFIQRYQLERHSLTHTGVKPYACTMCDKRFFQRYHLARHNLTHMGVKPYACNMCDMKFFQRYHLARHSLTHTGVKPFACNMCDMRFVQRYHLARHSLTHTGEKPFACDMCDMRFIQRYHLERHKRVHSGEKPYQCERCQQNFSRTDRLLRHRRLCQGRSVAKVENQPCCEPRPYQQEPPPAPPTWSPMHPAPGRLAV
- the znf740a gene encoding gastrula zinc finger protein XlCGF57.1 isoform X23, coding for MSHLPSSSVRDHMKWAGLLGCEAVLSSMALMQASTMAAPPKKMMAPLGHGPPQREGPDRPPQGHMILPSGMSCPPLLIRKEGDFQAPRLLDEKEMRANEDMQQKKKNRKTVTPCKGTGGDENGPSSKVQKNFICDHCYGAFRSGYHLKRHILIHTGEKPYACAVCDMRFIQRYHLERHSLIHTGVKPFACSMCDMRFFQRYHLERHRLTHTGVKPYACSMCDMRFFQRYHLARHNLTHTGVKPYACSICDMRFFQRYHLARHSLTHTGVKPYACSMCDMRFFQRYHLARHTLTHTGVKPYACSMCDMRFFQRYHLARHSLTHTGVKPYACTMCDMRFIQRYQLERHSLTHTGVKPYACTMCDKRFFQRYHLARHNLTHMGVKPFACNMCDMRFVQRYHLARHSLTHTGEKPFACDMCDMRFIQRYHLERHKRVHSGEKPYQCERCQQNFSRTDRLLRHRRLCQGRSVAKVENQPCCEPRPYQQEPPPAPPTWSPMHPAPGRLAV